One window of Pseudomonas sp. ML2-2023-3 genomic DNA carries:
- the rpsS gene encoding 30S ribosomal protein S19 gives MPRSLKKGPFIDLHLLKKIEVAAEKNDRKPVKTWSRRSMILPQMVGLTIAVHNGRLHVPVLVNEDMVGHKLGEFAGTRTYRGHVADKKAKR, from the coding sequence GTGCCACGTTCTCTGAAAAAAGGTCCTTTTATTGATCTTCACCTACTGAAGAAGATCGAAGTGGCGGCGGAAAAGAACGATCGCAAACCGGTGAAAACCTGGTCGCGTCGTTCGATGATCCTGCCACAAATGGTCGGTTTGACCATCGCTGTGCATAACGGTCGTCTTCATGTCCCAGTTCTTGTGAACGAAGACATGGTTGGCCATAAACTAGGCGAGTTTGCCGGTACCCGCACTTATCGTGGGCACGTGGCAGACAAGAAAGCCAAGCGTTAA
- the rpsH gene encoding 30S ribosomal protein S8 translates to MSMQDPLADMLTRIRNAQMAEKSVVSMPSSTLKVAVAKVLKDEGYIADYQISSEIKPLLSIELKYFEGRSVIEEVKRVSRPGLRQYKSSEDLPKVRGGLGVSIVSTSKGVMTDRAARAAGVGGEVLCTVF, encoded by the coding sequence ATGAGTATGCAGGACCCGTTAGCGGACATGCTAACTCGAATCCGTAATGCCCAGATGGCTGAAAAGTCCGTCGTAAGCATGCCATCTTCCACGTTGAAGGTAGCTGTAGCCAAAGTTCTTAAAGACGAAGGTTACATCGCGGATTATCAGATCAGCAGCGAAATCAAACCACTGCTGTCTATCGAGCTGAAATACTTCGAAGGCCGTTCGGTTATCGAAGAAGTTAAGCGCGTTAGCCGTCCAGGCCTGCGTCAGTACAAGTCCTCCGAAGACCTGCCGAAAGTTCGTGGCGGTCTAGGTGTGTCTATCGTCTCCACCAGCAAAGGTGTGATGACGGATCGTGCTGCGCGCGCTGCCGGTGTCGGCGGCGAAGTTCTTTGCACTGTGTTCTAA
- the rplV gene encoding 50S ribosomal protein L22 yields the protein MEVAAKLSGARISAQKARLVADQIRGKKVGEALNLLAFSNKKAAEIIKKVLESAVANAEHNEGADVDDLKVATVFVNEGRSLKRIMPRAKGRADRIVKRSCHITVKVADK from the coding sequence ATGGAAGTAGCCGCTAAGTTGTCGGGCGCTCGAATCTCCGCCCAGAAAGCCCGCTTGGTCGCCGACCAGATCCGCGGGAAGAAGGTGGGCGAAGCGCTCAACCTGTTGGCTTTCAGCAACAAGAAAGCCGCCGAGATCATCAAGAAAGTGCTGGAGTCGGCCGTAGCCAACGCCGAGCATAACGAAGGCGCAGACGTTGACGACCTTAAAGTCGCTACCGTTTTCGTCAACGAAGGGCGTTCGCTGAAGCGCATCATGCCGCGTGCCAAAGGCCGCGCTGATCGCATCGTCAAGCGGTCTTGCCATATCACTGTCAAGGTTGCTGACAAGTAA
- the rpsJ gene encoding 30S ribosomal protein S10, with protein MQNQQIRIRLKAFDHRLIDQSTQEIVETAKRTGAQVRGPIPLPTRKERFTVLVSPHVNKDARDQYEIRTHKRVLDIVQPTDKTVDALMKLDLAAGVEVQISLG; from the coding sequence ATGCAAAATCAGCAAATCCGTATCAGGTTGAAGGCTTTTGACCATCGCCTGATCGACCAATCAACCCAGGAAATCGTGGAAACCGCGAAACGTACTGGTGCTCAAGTGCGTGGTCCAATTCCACTGCCTACCCGTAAAGAGCGGTTCACCGTTCTGGTCTCCCCGCACGTCAACAAAGACGCGCGTGACCAGTATGAGATCCGTACTCATAAGCGCGTTCTGGACATCGTCCAGCCAACGGATAAAACCGTTGATGCACTTATGAAGCTTGATCTTGCGGCCGGTGTGGAAGTGCAGATCAGCCTCGGCTAA
- the rplR gene encoding 50S ribosomal protein L18 — protein sequence MTDKKVTRLRRARKARLKMHELEVVRLCVFRSSQHIYAQVISADGSKVLASASTLDKELRDAATGNIDAATKVGQLVATRAKAAGVSQVAFDRSGFKYHGRVKALAEAAREAGLEF from the coding sequence ATGACCGACAAAAAAGTTACTCGACTGCGTCGCGCTCGCAAAGCACGTCTGAAAATGCACGAACTAGAAGTCGTGCGTCTCTGCGTGTTCCGCTCGTCTCAGCATATATACGCCCAGGTCATCTCGGCCGACGGCAGCAAAGTCCTGGCAAGCGCCTCGACTTTGGACAAAGAACTGCGTGATGCTGCCACTGGCAACATCGACGCGGCCACAAAGGTTGGCCAGCTGGTCGCTACGCGTGCAAAAGCCGCTGGCGTCTCGCAGGTGGCTTTCGACCGCTCTGGCTTCAAGTACCACGGCCGCGTGAAAGCGCTGGCTGAGGCTGCTCGTGAAGCTGGGCTGGAGTTCTAA
- the rplB gene encoding 50S ribosomal protein L2 yields MAIVKCKPTSPGRRHVVKVVNQELHKGAPHAPLLEKKSKTGGRNNNGRITTRHIGGGHKQHYRLVDFRRNDKDGIPATVERIEYDPNRTAHIALMLYADGERRYIIAPKGVSAGDQLISGALAPIKPGNQLQLRSIPVGSTVHGIELKPGKGAQIARSAGASAQLVARDGVYVTLRLRSGEMRKVLAECRATLGEVSNSEHSLRSLGKAGAKRWRGVRPTVRGVAMNPVDHPHGGGEGRTSGGRHPVSPWGFPTKGAKTRGNKRTDKMIVRRRK; encoded by the coding sequence ATGGCAATCGTTAAATGCAAACCGACTTCCCCTGGCCGCCGTCATGTGGTCAAGGTGGTCAACCAGGAGCTGCATAAAGGCGCTCCTCACGCACCGCTGCTCGAGAAGAAATCGAAGACTGGTGGTCGTAACAACAATGGCCGTATTACCACGCGTCACATCGGTGGTGGTCATAAGCAGCATTATCGTTTGGTCGACTTCCGTCGCAACGACAAAGATGGCATTCCAGCCACTGTTGAGCGTATCGAATACGATCCAAACCGTACTGCTCACATTGCTCTTATGTTGTACGCAGACGGCGAACGCCGTTACATCATCGCCCCTAAAGGCGTGAGCGCTGGCGACCAGCTGATTTCGGGTGCTTTGGCTCCGATCAAGCCAGGCAACCAGTTGCAACTGCGCAGCATTCCAGTTGGTAGCACCGTACACGGCATCGAATTGAAGCCGGGCAAAGGCGCACAAATCGCTCGTTCCGCTGGTGCTTCGGCTCAGCTGGTCGCTCGTGATGGTGTCTACGTGACCCTGCGTCTGCGTTCCGGTGAAATGCGTAAAGTATTGGCTGAATGCCGTGCAACGCTTGGCGAAGTCTCGAACTCCGAGCACAGCCTGCGTTCGCTGGGTAAAGCTGGTGCCAAACGCTGGCGTGGCGTTCGCCCAACCGTTCGTGGTGTTGCCATGAACCCGGTTGACCACCCACATGGTGGTGGTGAAGGTCGTACCTCTGGTGGTCGTCATCCGGTATCGCCATGGGGCTTCCCGACTAAGGGCGCGAAGACTCGTGGTAATAAGCGTACCGACAAAATGATCGTCCGTCGTCGCAAGTAA
- the tuf gene encoding elongation factor Tu, with amino-acid sequence MAKEKFDRSLPHVNVGTIGHVDHGKTTLTAALTRVCSEIFGSAIVDFDKIDSAPEEKARGITINTAHVEYNSLIRHYAHVDCPGHADYVKNMITGAAQMDGAILVCSAADGPMPQTREHILLSRQVGVPYIVVFLNKADLVDDAELLELVEMEVRDLLSTYDFPGDDTPIIIGSARMALEGKDDNEMGTTAVRKLVETLDTYIPDPVRVIDKPFLMPIEDVFSISGRGTVVTGRIERGIVRVQDPLEIVGLRDTTVTTCTGVEMFRKLLDEGRAGENCGVLLRGTKRDDVERGQVLVKPGSVKPHTTFEAEVYVLSKEEGGRHTPFFKGYRPQFYFRTTDVTGNCELPEGVEMVMPGDNIKMVVTLIKTIAMEDGLRFAIREGGRTVGAGVVAKIIA; translated from the coding sequence CTATCGGTCACGTTGACCATGGTAAAACCACGCTGACTGCAGCTCTGACTCGTGTTTGCTCCGAGATTTTCGGTTCGGCAATCGTTGACTTCGATAAAATCGACAGCGCGCCAGAAGAAAAAGCTCGTGGTATCACCATCAACACTGCACACGTTGAATACAACTCGCTGATCCGTCACTACGCTCACGTTGACTGCCCAGGTCACGCTGACTATGTGAAGAACATGATCACCGGTGCTGCTCAGATGGACGGCGCTATCCTGGTTTGTTCGGCCGCTGATGGTCCGATGCCACAAACCCGTGAGCACATCCTGCTGTCCCGTCAGGTTGGCGTTCCGTACATCGTGGTTTTCCTGAACAAGGCTGACCTGGTAGACGACGCTGAGCTGCTGGAACTGGTTGAGATGGAAGTGCGCGATCTGCTGAGCACTTACGACTTCCCAGGCGACGACACTCCGATCATCATCGGTTCTGCTCGTATGGCTCTGGAAGGCAAAGACGACAACGAAATGGGCACCACTGCCGTTCGTAAACTGGTTGAAACTCTGGATACTTACATTCCGGACCCAGTTCGTGTTATCGACAAGCCGTTCCTGATGCCAATCGAAGACGTATTCTCGATCTCTGGTCGCGGTACTGTTGTAACTGGTCGTATCGAGCGCGGTATCGTTCGCGTTCAAGATCCGCTGGAAATCGTTGGTCTGCGTGACACTACTGTTACCACCTGCACCGGCGTTGAAATGTTCCGTAAGCTGCTTGACGAAGGTCGTGCTGGCGAGAACTGCGGCGTGCTGCTGCGCGGCACCAAGCGTGACGACGTAGAGCGTGGCCAGGTTCTGGTTAAGCCGGGTTCGGTTAAGCCGCACACTACCTTCGAAGCTGAAGTGTACGTGTTGAGCAAAGAAGAAGGCGGCCGTCACACTCCGTTCTTCAAAGGCTACCGTCCACAGTTCTACTTCCGGACCACTGACGTGACCGGTAACTGCGAACTGCCGGAAGGCGTTGAAATGGTAATGCCAGGCGACAACATCAAAATGGTTGTCACCCTGATCAAAACCATCGCAATGGAAGACGGTCTGCGTTTCGCAATCCGTGAAGGCGGTCGTACCGTCGGCGCTGGCGTAGTAGCCAAAATCATTGCTTAA
- the rplP gene encoding 50S ribosomal protein L16: MLQPKRTKFRKQMTGHNRGLALRGSKVSFGEYALKSVARGRLTARQIESARRALTRHVKRGGKIWIRVFPDKPISKKPLEVRMGKGKGNVEYWVAQIQPGKVLYEIEGVTEELAREAFALAAAKLPLATSFVKRTVM; encoded by the coding sequence ATGTTACAACCTAAGCGTACGAAGTTCCGCAAGCAAATGACTGGCCACAACCGTGGCTTGGCATTGCGCGGTAGCAAAGTCAGCTTCGGCGAATATGCGCTGAAGTCTGTTGCTCGTGGTCGTCTCACCGCTCGTCAGATCGAATCAGCGCGTCGTGCACTGACCCGTCACGTTAAGCGTGGCGGTAAGATCTGGATCCGTGTATTCCCGGACAAGCCTATTTCCAAAAAGCCCCTCGAAGTTCGTATGGGTAAAGGTAAGGGTAACGTGGAATATTGGGTTGCCCAGATTCAGCCAGGCAAAGTCCTGTATGAAATCGAGGGTGTTACTGAAGAGCTGGCGCGTGAGGCTTTCGCCCTGGCTGCTGCAAAGCTGCCGCTCGCCACCTCCTTTGTTAAACGGACGGTGATGTGA
- the rpsE gene encoding 30S ribosomal protein S5, translated as MSNNDQKRDEGYIEKLVQVNRVAKTVKGGRIFTFTALTVVGDGKGRVGFGRGKSREVPAAIQKAMEAARRNMIQVDLNGTTLQYAMKSAHGASKVYMQPASEGTGIIAGGAMRAVLEVAGVQNVLAKCYGSTNPVNVVHATFKGLKAMQSPESIAAKRGKSVKEIF; from the coding sequence ATGTCAAATAACGACCAAAAGCGCGACGAAGGCTACATTGAGAAGCTGGTTCAAGTTAACCGCGTAGCCAAAACCGTTAAAGGCGGCCGTATCTTCACTTTCACCGCGTTGACCGTGGTTGGTGATGGTAAAGGGCGCGTTGGCTTCGGCCGTGGCAAGTCACGTGAAGTGCCTGCTGCGATCCAGAAGGCAATGGAAGCTGCTCGCCGCAACATGATTCAAGTGGACCTGAACGGCACCACTCTGCAGTACGCCATGAAATCCGCCCACGGCGCTTCCAAGGTTTACATGCAGCCTGCTTCTGAAGGTACCGGTATCATCGCTGGCGGCGCTATGCGTGCTGTCCTCGAAGTTGCTGGTGTTCAGAACGTACTGGCCAAGTGCTACGGCTCGACTAACCCGGTAAACGTGGTTCACGCCACTTTTAAAGGTTTGAAAGCTATGCAGTCTCCTGAATCTATTGCCGCCAAGCGTGGCAAAAGCGTCAAGGAGATCTTCTGA
- the rpsN gene encoding 30S ribosomal protein S14 — protein sequence MAKMSMKNRELKRQLTVAKFAKKRAELKAIIVDLNASPEARWEAQVALQKQPRDASAARMRNRCRLTGRPHGVYRKFGLGRNKLREAAMRGDVPGLVKASW from the coding sequence ATGGCTAAGATGAGCATGAAAAACCGCGAGCTGAAACGTCAGCTTACGGTTGCCAAGTTCGCCAAGAAGCGTGCTGAGCTGAAAGCTATCATCGTTGATCTGAACGCAAGTCCAGAAGCACGTTGGGAAGCTCAAGTTGCTCTGCAGAAGCAGCCACGTGACGCAAGCGCTGCGCGCATGCGTAACCGCTGCCGCCTCACTGGTCGTCCGCATGGTGTTTACCGCAAGTTCGGCCTTGGCCGTAACAAATTGCGTGAAGCAGCAATGCGCGGTGACGTACCAGGTCTGGTTAAAGCCAGCTGGTAA
- the rplX gene encoding 50S ribosomal protein L24 has translation MQKIRRDDEIIVIAGKDKGKRGKVLKVLANNRLVIGGLNLVKRHTKPNPMSGVQGGIVEKEAPLDASNVAIFNSETSKADRVGFKVEDGKKIRVFKSTQKAVDA, from the coding sequence ATGCAAAAGATTCGTCGTGACGACGAGATCATCGTGATCGCCGGCAAAGACAAAGGTAAGCGCGGTAAGGTGCTTAAGGTTCTCGCTAACAACCGTCTGGTTATTGGTGGTCTGAACCTGGTTAAGCGTCATACCAAGCCTAACCCGATGTCGGGCGTACAAGGCGGTATCGTCGAGAAAGAAGCTCCACTGGACGCTTCTAACGTGGCCATCTTCAACAGCGAAACCAGCAAAGCAGATCGCGTTGGTTTTAAAGTAGAAGACGGCAAAAAAATTCGTGTCTTCAAGTCGACCCAAAAAGCGGTTGATGCTTGA
- the rplF gene encoding 50S ribosomal protein L6, with protein MSRVAKNPVKLPAGVEVKFAGQQLSVKGAKGTLELNIHSSVEIVEEAGELRFAARNGDQQTRAMAGTTRALVNNMVQGVSQGFERKLQLVGVGYKAQAKGTVLNLALGFSHPVDYELPEGITAETPSQTDILIRGIDKQLVGQVAAEIRGFRPPEPYKGKGVRYADEVVRRKEAKKK; from the coding sequence ATGTCACGCGTCGCTAAGAACCCCGTTAAGCTGCCAGCTGGTGTCGAAGTAAAATTCGCCGGCCAACAGCTTTCGGTGAAGGGTGCCAAGGGCACTCTAGAACTGAACATCCATTCGTCCGTTGAGATTGTTGAAGAAGCTGGTGAGCTGCGTTTCGCTGCTCGCAATGGCGATCAACAAACTCGCGCAATGGCTGGTACCACTCGTGCGTTGGTAAACAACATGGTCCAAGGCGTAAGCCAAGGCTTCGAGCGTAAGCTCCAGCTGGTCGGTGTTGGTTACAAAGCGCAAGCAAAAGGCACAGTGCTGAACCTGGCTCTTGGCTTCTCGCACCCAGTGGATTACGAATTGCCGGAAGGCATCACCGCTGAGACTCCTAGCCAAACCGATATCCTGATCCGGGGTATTGATAAGCAGCTGGTAGGTCAGGTGGCCGCTGAGATCCGCGGTTTCCGTCCGCCAGAGCCTTATAAAGGCAAGGGTGTACGTTACGCGGACGAAGTCGTCCGTCGTAAAGAAGCCAAGAAGAAGTAG
- the rplW gene encoding 50S ribosomal protein L23 translates to MNQERVFKVLLGPHVSEKATVLADKKGQFVFKVATDATKLEIKKAVESLFSVKVERVTTLNVLGKSKRTARGVGKRNDWKKAVISLQPGQDLDFSSSAE, encoded by the coding sequence ATGAACCAGGAACGCGTATTTAAAGTTCTGCTTGGCCCGCACGTTTCCGAGAAGGCTACGGTTCTGGCAGACAAGAAAGGCCAGTTCGTTTTCAAGGTTGCTACTGATGCAACCAAGCTGGAAATCAAGAAGGCCGTCGAAAGCCTGTTCAGCGTGAAAGTTGAGCGTGTTACTACCCTGAATGTTCTGGGTAAGAGCAAGCGCACCGCTCGCGGCGTGGGCAAGCGTAATGACTGGAAGAAGGCAGTAATCTCCCTTCAGCCAGGCCAAGATCTCGATTTCAGCAGCAGTGCTGAGTAA
- the rpmC gene encoding 50S ribosomal protein L29 yields MKANELREKSAQQLNEQLLGLLRDQFNLRMQKATGQLGQSHLLSQVKRDIARVKTVLKQQAGK; encoded by the coding sequence ATGAAAGCGAATGAACTTCGTGAAAAATCCGCACAGCAGCTGAACGAGCAACTGCTCGGCTTGCTGCGCGACCAGTTCAATCTGCGTATGCAGAAAGCAACTGGCCAGTTGGGGCAGTCGCATCTGCTCTCGCAAGTTAAGCGTGACATCGCTCGCGTGAAGACTGTGCTCAAACAGCAGGCAGGTAAGTAA
- the rplD gene encoding 50S ribosomal protein L4 encodes MQLNVNDAQAIEVSELTFGGEFNETLVHQAVVAYMAGGRQGSKQQKTRSDVRGGGKRPWRQKGTGRARAGTIRSPIWRGGGTTFAARPQDHSQKLNKKMYRAAMRSILAELVRTDRLIVVQDFAVEAPKTKDLLNKLNGMGLTDVLIVSEVVDQNLYLAARNLPHVDVRDVQGSDPVSLIAYDKVLITVSAVKKFEELLG; translated from the coding sequence ATGCAATTAAATGTAAATGATGCTCAAGCGATCGAAGTTTCCGAACTGACGTTTGGCGGCGAGTTCAACGAGACGCTGGTTCACCAGGCAGTCGTGGCCTACATGGCTGGCGGTCGTCAAGGTAGCAAGCAGCAAAAGACCCGTTCCGACGTTCGTGGTGGCGGTAAGCGCCCTTGGCGTCAGAAAGGTACTGGCCGTGCTCGTGCCGGTACTATCCGTAGCCCAATCTGGCGTGGCGGTGGTACTACTTTCGCAGCTCGTCCACAAGATCACTCTCAGAAGCTCAACAAGAAGATGTATCGCGCAGCAATGCGTTCCATCCTTGCTGAACTGGTTCGTACTGATCGTCTGATCGTGGTTCAGGACTTCGCAGTTGAAGCGCCGAAAACCAAAGATCTGCTGAACAAGCTGAATGGCATGGGTCTGACAGACGTCCTGATCGTGTCTGAAGTTGTTGATCAGAACCTGTACCTGGCTGCTCGTAACCTGCCACACGTTGATGTACGTGACGTGCAAGGTTCCGACCCAGTTAGTCTGATCGCATACGACAAGGTGTTGATCACCGTGTCGGCCGTGAAGAAATTCGAGGAGCTGCTGGGATGA
- the rplN gene encoding 50S ribosomal protein L14, translating to MIQTQSMLDVADNSGARRVMCIKVLGGSHRRYAGIGDIIKVTVKEAIPRGKVKKGQVMTAVVVRTRHGVRRADGSIIRFDGNAAVLLNNKQEPIGTRIFGPVTRELRTEKFMKIVSLAPEVL from the coding sequence ATGATTCAGACTCAATCCATGCTCGATGTGGCCGATAACAGCGGCGCACGCCGCGTTATGTGCATCAAGGTGCTGGGTGGCTCCCATCGTCGTTACGCTGGTATCGGTGACATCATCAAAGTTACCGTGAAGGAAGCAATTCCTCGCGGTAAAGTGAAAAAAGGCCAAGTGATGACTGCTGTTGTAGTCCGCACTCGTCACGGCGTACGTCGTGCTGATGGCTCCATTATCCGCTTTGATGGCAACGCTGCTGTTCTTCTGAACAACAAGCAAGAGCCGATCGGCACCCGTATCTTTGGGCCAGTGACCCGTGAACTTCGTACTGAGAAGTTCATGAAGATCGTCTCGCTCGCCCCAGAAGTGCTGTAA
- the rpsC gene encoding 30S ribosomal protein S3 produces MGQKVHPIGIRLGIVKEHTSVWYADGRTYADYLFADLKVREYLQDKLKSASVSRIDIHRPAQTARITIHTARPGIVIGKKGEDVEKLRQDLTKQMGVPVHINIEEIRKPELDGMLVAQSVAQQLERRVMFRRAMKRAVQNAMRIGAKGIKIQVSGRLGGAEIARTEWYREGRVPLHTLRADIDYANYEAHTTYGVIGVKVWIFKGEVIGGRQEELKPQAPAPRKKAAK; encoded by the coding sequence ATGGGTCAGAAAGTACATCCCATTGGCATTCGCCTGGGAATCGTCAAGGAGCACACCTCCGTCTGGTACGCAGACGGCCGGACTTATGCGGACTACTTGTTCGCTGATCTGAAGGTGCGTGAATACCTCCAAGACAAACTAAAAAGCGCGTCCGTAAGCCGTATCGATATCCATCGTCCGGCCCAAACTGCACGTATCACCATCCACACCGCTCGTCCAGGTATCGTTATCGGGAAGAAAGGTGAAGATGTTGAGAAACTGCGTCAGGACCTGACCAAGCAAATGGGTGTGCCTGTGCACATCAATATCGAAGAGATCCGCAAGCCGGAACTCGACGGTATGCTGGTTGCGCAGAGCGTAGCTCAGCAGCTGGAGCGTCGTGTAATGTTCCGTCGCGCGATGAAACGCGCTGTACAGAACGCTATGCGCATTGGTGCCAAAGGCATCAAAATCCAAGTGAGCGGTCGTCTCGGCGGTGCTGAAATCGCACGTACTGAATGGTATCGCGAAGGTCGTGTGCCATTGCACACCCTGCGTGCCGACATCGACTATGCCAACTACGAAGCTCACACCACTTACGGTGTGATCGGTGTAAAGGTTTGGATCTTCAAAGGCGAAGTAATTGGTGGTCGCCAAGAAGAGCTGAAGCCACAAGCACCAGCGCCTCGTAAAAAAGCTGCTAAGTAA
- the rplC gene encoding 50S ribosomal protein L3 has protein sequence MTIGVVGRKCGMTRIFTEEGVSIPVTVIEIEPNRVTQFKTEETDGYRAVQVTVGERRASRVTAAQAGHFAKANVAAGRTVMEFRLEEGEYQAGDLINAEIFTAGQMVDVTGQSKGKGFQGTIKRWNFRGQDNTHGNSVSHRVPGSIGQCQTPGRVFKGKKMSGHMGAERVTVQSLEVVRVDAERNLLLVKGAVPGATGGNLVVRPAAKARG, from the coding sequence ATGACTATTGGTGTAGTCGGTCGTAAATGCGGTATGACCCGTATTTTCACCGAAGAAGGTGTCTCCATTCCGGTAACGGTCATTGAGATCGAGCCGAATCGCGTCACCCAGTTCAAAACTGAAGAAACCGATGGCTATCGTGCAGTGCAAGTCACTGTCGGCGAGCGTCGCGCTTCGCGTGTAACTGCTGCTCAAGCGGGTCACTTCGCTAAAGCAAACGTTGCAGCTGGTCGTACCGTAATGGAATTCCGTCTTGAAGAAGGCGAGTACCAAGCAGGCGATCTGATCAACGCTGAAATCTTCACCGCAGGTCAGATGGTCGATGTGACCGGTCAGTCCAAAGGTAAAGGCTTCCAGGGTACGATCAAGCGTTGGAATTTCCGTGGCCAAGATAACACTCACGGTAACTCCGTTTCCCACCGCGTCCCGGGCTCTATTGGCCAGTGCCAGACTCCTGGTCGTGTATTCAAGGGCAAAAAAATGTCCGGTCATATGGGCGCTGAGCGCGTGACCGTGCAGTCCCTCGAAGTAGTGCGCGTCGACGCTGAACGCAATCTGTTGTTGGTCAAGGGTGCTGTTCCTGGCGCTACTGGCGGCAACCTGGTTGTACGTCCGGCGGCCAAGGCTCGCGGTTAA
- the rpsQ gene encoding 30S ribosomal protein S17, which translates to MAEAEKTVRTLTGRVVSDKMDKTITVLIERRVKHPIYGKYVKRSTKLHAHDETNQCHIGDKVTIRETRPMAKTKSWALVDVLERAVEV; encoded by the coding sequence ATGGCTGAAGCCGAAAAGACTGTCCGTACGCTGACTGGCCGTGTTGTCAGCGACAAGATGGACAAAACCATCACCGTTTTGATCGAGCGTCGCGTTAAGCACCCGATCTACGGTAAATACGTTAAGCGTTCGACTAAGCTGCACGCGCACGACGAAACCAATCAGTGCCACATCGGCGACAAAGTCACTATTCGTGAAACTCGTCCGATGGCCAAGACCAAGTCTTGGGCACTGGTTGATGTTCTCGAACGCGCTGTGGAAGTCTAA
- the rplE gene encoding 50S ribosomal protein L5: MARLKEIYRKEIAPKLKEELKLSNVMEVPRVTKITLNMGLGEAIGDKKIIEHAVADLEKITGQKCVVTYARKSIAGFKVREGWPIGVKVTLRRERMYEFLDRLLSISLPRVRDFRGLNAKSFDGRGNYSMGVKEQIIFPEIDYDKIDALRGLDITLTTTARTDDEGRALLRAFKFPFRN, translated from the coding sequence ATGGCACGACTAAAAGAGATTTACCGGAAGGAAATCGCTCCGAAACTTAAGGAAGAACTTAAGCTTTCGAACGTGATGGAAGTTCCGCGCGTTACCAAAATCACCCTGAACATGGGTTTGGGCGAAGCGATCGGTGATAAGAAAATCATCGAGCACGCTGTAGCTGATTTGGAAAAAATCACGGGTCAAAAATGTGTAGTGACCTACGCTCGCAAGTCCATCGCAGGCTTTAAAGTTCGCGAAGGCTGGCCGATCGGCGTTAAGGTTACTCTGCGCCGTGAGCGTATGTATGAATTCCTGGATCGTCTGCTGTCGATCTCCCTGCCTCGGGTTCGCGACTTCCGCGGCCTGAATGCCAAGTCCTTCGATGGTCGTGGTAACTACAGCATGGGCGTTAAAGAGCAGATCATCTTCCCGGAAATCGACTACGACAAAATCGATGCCCTCCGCGGTCTGGACATTACCCTGACCACCACTGCTCGAACGGATGATGAAGGTCGCGCATTGCTGCGTGCATTCAAATTCCCGTTCCGCAACTGA